One segment of Streptomyces sp. NBC_01463 DNA contains the following:
- a CDS encoding DUF6086 family protein: MSQYYDLGDRTLWTPSNGTSRLFMSQVTVYQAEVGLSSGIGPMEADECQIDPVAFAAFVDALLAWHSKTRHAVMATMSEGFVATVLALAEIASIEVSWQGAKRAESHYLKTASDPHAKQWTAELQQKSRELVRHMAP, translated from the coding sequence GTGAGCCAGTACTACGACTTGGGCGACCGAACCCTGTGGACCCCATCCAACGGGACGTCGCGGCTGTTCATGAGCCAGGTCACCGTCTATCAAGCCGAAGTGGGGCTGTCATCCGGCATCGGCCCCATGGAAGCTGACGAGTGTCAGATTGACCCCGTCGCATTCGCAGCGTTCGTCGATGCCCTGCTCGCCTGGCATAGCAAAACCAGGCACGCCGTCATGGCCACCATGTCCGAAGGGTTCGTTGCCACGGTGCTGGCCTTGGCTGAGATAGCGAGCATCGAGGTGAGCTGGCAGGGGGCCAAGCGCGCCGAGAGCCACTATCTCAAGACGGCTTCGGACCCCCATGCAAAGCAGTGGACAGCCGAACTGCAGCAGAAGTCGCGGGAGCTTGTCCGACACATGGCGCCCTGA
- a CDS encoding N-acetylmuramoyl-L-alanine amidase: protein MDQPSPHAPRPSRRRLLQGAAVTAAAAALGPLAVGRAAAAAPYPVTHWIPASTSNYTVSSRPSSYPLNYVVIHVTQETFQDAMRIFEDPTRQVSAHYMVASGDGYIGQFVREKDIAWHAGNWDYNTRSIGIEHEGWVDQPQWFTDVMYRQSAKLTAAVCDRYSIPKTRTHIIGHVEVPGTDHTDPGPNWDWTKYMKLVNAA from the coding sequence ATGGATCAGCCCAGCCCCCACGCCCCCAGACCCTCGCGCCGACGCCTGCTGCAGGGCGCCGCCGTCACCGCCGCTGCTGCCGCGCTGGGGCCCCTGGCCGTCGGACGTGCCGCCGCCGCAGCTCCGTATCCCGTGACGCACTGGATACCGGCGAGCACCTCCAACTACACGGTCTCCAGCCGCCCGAGCAGCTACCCCCTGAACTACGTGGTCATCCATGTCACCCAGGAGACCTTCCAGGACGCGATGCGGATCTTCGAGGATCCGACCCGCCAGGTGTCCGCGCACTACATGGTCGCCTCCGGGGACGGCTACATCGGGCAGTTCGTACGGGAGAAGGACATCGCCTGGCACGCCGGCAACTGGGACTACAACACGCGCTCCATCGGCATCGAGCACGAAGGCTGGGTCGACCAGCCGCAGTGGTTCACCGACGTGATGTACCGGCAGTCGGCGAAGCTGACCGCGGCCGTCTGCGACCGCTACAGCATCCCGAAGACCCGTACGCACATCATCGGCCACGTCGAGGTTCCGGGCACGGACCACACGGATCCGGGTCCGAACTGGGACTGGACGAAGTACATGAAGCTGGTCAACGCGGCCTGA
- a CDS encoding beta-lactamase family protein, with protein MRPTRMSRRAFAGAALSGAAALAATTVLPTRRAIASPVPSAPLPPLNAAVLRAAIDDLERPPSTAAQLRVGGTAGYWRGAEGVADVETRRPVTVYDKVRIGSITKAFVATVVLQLVGEGRVGLDAPVQRVLPGLLPARFSPVTVAHLLNHTSGLPDHVGIPEPVSAEDVFRHRFDHWSPQEWVATVTNGPLKFAPGTGQEYRGINYALAALIIDKVTGRPYGEAVKARILRPLDLAHTVVPGNDLRIRGRHVRGYLAMADGGLRDITAYDQSSARGEGDMISTTGDLDRMLVALFSGELLPPELLQLMFTLPPDDVRMLDGSPARYSAGLQQVTVNGVTLWGKTGETYGYKNAAFSTRDQQRRFVLSCNPTTARNGEENQMIARVADLLTRT; from the coding sequence ATGAGACCAACGCGTATGTCACGAAGGGCCTTTGCGGGCGCCGCCCTGTCAGGAGCGGCGGCGCTGGCCGCCACTACTGTTCTACCCACGCGCCGGGCCATCGCATCTCCAGTGCCTTCCGCTCCTCTCCCACCACTGAATGCCGCCGTGCTGCGGGCGGCGATCGACGACCTGGAGCGTCCGCCCTCGACCGCAGCCCAATTGCGAGTCGGCGGTACGGCCGGCTACTGGCGTGGTGCCGAGGGTGTGGCTGACGTCGAGACGCGACGGCCGGTCACGGTGTACGACAAGGTCCGCATCGGCAGCATCACCAAGGCCTTCGTCGCCACGGTGGTGTTGCAACTCGTAGGTGAAGGACGGGTCGGCCTGGACGCACCGGTACAGCGCGTCCTGCCGGGGCTGCTGCCGGCCCGGTTCTCGCCCGTCACCGTGGCACATCTGCTGAACCACACCAGCGGATTGCCGGATCACGTCGGCATCCCCGAACCGGTATCCGCAGAGGACGTCTTCCGCCACCGTTTCGACCACTGGTCGCCGCAGGAGTGGGTGGCGACGGTGACAAACGGGCCGCTGAAGTTCGCCCCGGGTACCGGACAGGAGTACCGCGGCATTAACTATGCTCTGGCCGCACTGATCATCGACAAGGTGACCGGCCGTCCGTACGGAGAGGCGGTCAAGGCCCGCATCCTGCGCCCGCTGGACCTGGCCCACACTGTCGTACCCGGCAACGATCTGCGTATTCGGGGTCGCCACGTGCGTGGATACCTGGCGATGGCCGACGGTGGCCTGCGGGACATCACCGCGTACGACCAATCGTCCGCTCGGGGCGAGGGCGACATGATCTCCACCACGGGTGACCTCGACCGGATGCTCGTTGCCCTGTTCTCCGGCGAACTGCTCCCGCCGGAGCTACTTCAGCTGATGTTCACCCTGCCACCGGACGACGTGCGCATGCTGGACGGCTCTCCGGCTCGCTACAGCGCCGGGCTTCAGCAGGTCACCGTCAATGGTGTAACTCTCTGGGGCAAAACCGGCGAGACGTATGGCTATAAGAACGCCGCGTTCTCCACTCGTGACCAACAACGGCGCTTCGTGCTTTCCTGCAACCCGACGACCGCCCGAAACGGTGAGGAGAACCAAATGATCGCTCGGGTTGCAGACCTACTCACCCGCACCTGA
- a CDS encoding ATP-binding protein, translating into MEQLTMTGLPQREAAAPGTVRDSTGYEMTSGEIAHARAFVRRFLDVAQSQHGMTVSARAVEIAQLVVSELATNVCRYAPGPCLLDLESDGALLDIVIWDSGPVLPAASPADPTRVGQHGLELVLMLCTSFAIHREPVGKRIRVQIPLHDDSLVPSAW; encoded by the coding sequence ATGGAGCAATTGACGATGACCGGGCTGCCACAACGAGAGGCGGCTGCACCAGGCACCGTGCGGGACAGTACCGGCTACGAGATGACATCCGGCGAGATCGCCCACGCCCGTGCCTTCGTCAGAAGGTTTCTGGACGTCGCCCAGTCACAGCACGGAATGACCGTCTCTGCTCGCGCGGTGGAGATCGCGCAGCTGGTCGTGAGTGAGCTGGCCACGAACGTCTGCAGGTACGCCCCCGGCCCTTGCCTGCTCGACCTCGAATCCGACGGTGCGCTGCTGGACATCGTCATATGGGACTCCGGCCCCGTCCTGCCCGCCGCCTCTCCCGCCGACCCCACCCGGGTCGGCCAGCACGGGCTCGAACTGGTCCTCATGCTCTGCACGAGCTTCGCCATCCACCGCGAACCAGTCGGCAAACGCATCCGTGTCCAGATCCCCCTGCACGATGACTCGCTCGTTCCATCCGCCTGGTAG
- a CDS encoding transposase → MVDAVAFKYRNNLAWRDVPDECPPWQTLFDRFTHWARDGT, encoded by the coding sequence GTGGTCGACGCGGTGGCGTTCAAATACCGCAACAACCTCGCCTGGCGTGACGTGCCTGACGAATGCCCTCCCTGGCAGACGCTGTTTGACCGGTTCACCCATTGGGCCCGCGATGGCACCTGA
- a CDS encoding lipase: MVILTSTSSRKRSPYGGRRRAQMAAVCCCLLLSAPAVATAATPPVAHAQEQHKEHGRGTLVSFERLYTLASPQAVAGELGAAGFENDTVRHGVVAYRLVYRTIDVYGRPTTASGLFAIPLNSERRLQAVSFAHGTGSHKDDSPSMQRAKFVSAPVIAHAAAGAAGVAPDYLGMGKGPGLHPWMDVGSETTASLDMLRAARAFAPRTGHTLERDVMVTGFSQGASAALGLGRALEGGADRWFRLGALAPVSGAYDFGGTELPAMLEGKLEPKSSVLYAAYTLVAFNRLHHLYDSPGEVFRAPYDSTVEALFDGAHTGEQLMRGTPGAVDELLTEKGRHLLAQRTGPLAEALRTTDAVCTDWTPHAPVRLYMATGDEQAATGNTETCKAALLKRGVDAPVIDLGAVDHQGSRHLGSNVAATSSIVRWFGELRQR, translated from the coding sequence ATGGTCATCCTCACCTCGACATCCTCGCGCAAAAGGTCCCCGTACGGCGGCCGCCGCCGGGCGCAGATGGCAGCCGTCTGCTGCTGCCTGTTGCTGAGCGCACCGGCCGTCGCCACTGCCGCCACTCCCCCCGTCGCCCATGCCCAGGAGCAGCACAAGGAGCATGGCCGAGGCACGCTGGTGTCCTTCGAAAGGCTGTACACGCTCGCGAGCCCGCAGGCCGTGGCGGGTGAACTGGGCGCGGCCGGATTTGAGAACGACACTGTCCGGCATGGCGTGGTCGCGTACCGGCTGGTCTACCGGACCATTGATGTGTACGGACGGCCGACCACAGCCAGCGGGCTGTTCGCGATACCGCTCAACAGCGAGAGACGGCTGCAGGCGGTCTCCTTCGCACACGGCACCGGAAGCCACAAGGACGATTCGCCGTCCATGCAGCGTGCGAAGTTCGTGTCCGCTCCAGTGATCGCTCATGCGGCTGCCGGCGCCGCAGGAGTCGCACCCGACTACCTGGGGATGGGCAAGGGGCCCGGCTTGCACCCCTGGATGGATGTCGGCTCCGAGACCACGGCCTCCCTGGACATGCTGAGGGCGGCCCGCGCCTTCGCGCCCCGGACCGGGCACACGCTGGAGCGCGACGTCATGGTCACCGGCTTCTCGCAGGGCGCCTCGGCAGCGCTGGGACTCGGCCGGGCTCTGGAGGGCGGCGCGGACCGCTGGTTCAGGCTGGGCGCGCTGGCACCGGTCAGCGGCGCCTACGACTTCGGTGGCACGGAATTGCCCGCGATGCTCGAGGGGAAGCTGGAACCCAAGTCCAGCGTGCTGTACGCGGCCTACACACTGGTCGCGTTCAACCGACTCCACCACCTCTACGACAGCCCTGGCGAGGTCTTTCGAGCCCCTTATGACAGCACTGTCGAGGCCCTCTTCGACGGCGCCCACACGGGAGAGCAACTGATGCGCGGCACCCCCGGCGCCGTGGATGAACTGCTGACCGAGAAAGGCCGCCACTTGCTCGCACAGCGGACAGGGCCGCTGGCAGAGGCACTACGCACAACGGACGCCGTATGCACCGACTGGACACCTCACGCCCCGGTGCGTCTCTACATGGCGACCGGGGACGAGCAGGCCGCGACCGGGAACACCGAGACCTGCAAGGCGGCGCTGCTCAAGAGAGGCGTAGACGCACCGGTCATCGATTTGGGAGCCGTCGATCACCAAGGATCCCGTCACCTGGGGTCCAACGTGGCAGCCACATCGTCGATCGTGCGTTGGTTCGGCGAGTTGCGACAGCGGTGA
- a CDS encoding poly-gamma-glutamate hydrolase family protein: MSQSHASRRTILATLVAAAAGGPLLTGLAATSAAAAGGDTYTSNSDLYTKAVEGQDFARRFKRHEAFDNDKATTPLPRLTSVLAIHGGGIEMGTSELCLGIAGYRPDTLAPVTAGAPVHDYWMLEGMRTSNNGELHVTASHCDDPVARSMAAGSANVLSLHGCTATQAGAPTGRPEAVVVGGVNTRFRQLLSAKLSGAGFQVLKGDPDDINGDLPENICNRTLTGEGGGQLEITTELRQSLFGNFSGATNRAATTNADFWKFTNACRDAIAAMETEQRARKSLFAY; encoded by the coding sequence ATGTCCCAGTCCCACGCCAGTCGCAGGACCATCCTCGCCACCCTCGTGGCCGCAGCTGCGGGCGGCCCGCTCCTGACCGGCCTTGCCGCGACTTCGGCCGCCGCTGCCGGCGGTGACACGTACACCTCGAACTCGGACCTGTACACGAAGGCGGTCGAGGGCCAGGACTTCGCCCGCCGGTTCAAGCGGCACGAGGCCTTCGACAACGACAAGGCCACCACCCCGCTTCCCCGTCTGACCAGTGTGCTGGCCATCCACGGCGGCGGAATCGAAATGGGCACGTCCGAACTCTGCCTGGGCATAGCGGGTTACCGGCCCGACACCCTCGCCCCCGTCACGGCGGGCGCCCCGGTGCACGACTACTGGATGCTCGAGGGCATGCGCACTTCCAACAACGGCGAGCTGCACGTCACCGCGTCGCACTGTGACGACCCGGTCGCCCGGTCCATGGCCGCGGGCAGCGCCAACGTCCTCAGCCTGCACGGCTGCACGGCGACTCAGGCCGGCGCGCCCACGGGCCGGCCCGAAGCGGTCGTGGTCGGCGGTGTCAACACCCGTTTCCGCCAGTTGCTGTCCGCGAAACTGAGCGGTGCGGGCTTCCAGGTACTCAAGGGCGACCCGGACGACATCAACGGCGACCTGCCGGAGAACATCTGCAACCGCACTCTGACGGGCGAAGGCGGCGGCCAGCTGGAGATCACCACCGAACTCCGTCAAAGCCTGTTCGGGAACTTCTCCGGTGCGACCAATCGTGCGGCCACCACCAACGCGGACTTCTGGAAGTTCACCAATGCCTGCCGTGACGCGATCGCGGCGATGGAGACCGAGCAGCGGGCGCGCAAGAGCCTCTTCGCCTACTGA